A window from Opitutia bacterium ISCC 52 encodes these proteins:
- the infB gene encoding translation initiation factor IF-2: MSVRIHEIAKQTGVASKEIIELLKERGYEVSTASSGIDPISAESLIEELGKKAEPEAASDPTSTESPPEEPKKQEAPESPTAPPISAFVRSKEDIDREKEEKRQEEENKRKSAATAPPIPTPPPPPAPPPSAPSPAAPPPVTPPAAAPKAAPPAPAPATPAAPVAVAPPAGAPPPLAGRPPATPGIGAPPPPLNQPADEEAAEEGESAAEASDDIKVVTVKPPIVVKEFALEIGLKPFKLISELMEMGIFSSMNQNIDEEVAVKLAERHGFLLEVKHRGEEKQPAPKKKVVEVDQSKFLEPRPPVICILGHVDHGKTTLLDHIRNANVVSDEFGGITQHIGAYQVEHGDQKITFLDTPGHAAFSKMRERGAHVTDLAILVVAADDGFMPQTDEALKFAEDSGNPIIVAINKMDSKGADIDRVKTQMQERNIAPEDWGGETISVAISALKGENVDDLLEMINLQSEVMELKSSPKGPASGTVVESQMEVGRGPTATVIVQQGTLKVGDAIVCGESFAKVRAMMDDNGKNLKSALPSTPVRIMGWSDTPSSGDEFTVVKNEKTAKGIVEERTLERRRGASVEEEEEPKKPATIETLFEAIEKTRKKVFKVVVKCDVHGSTEAVTDILEAIQSDKVDLEVITAEVGGISKQDVDLASTSDAAVIGFNVKLESGVAPIAKHAGVNIMQFNIIYEMVDKVMEAMADQLEPELSEKTVGSAEVRQLFPVGRTTVAGCLVSDGKISRDAKARVLRNGTQIFKGKISMLKRFKDDVKEVRNGYECGVQVTDFGDFEEGDVIECFEIEKKRASL; this comes from the coding sequence TCAACGGAATCTCCACCGGAGGAGCCGAAGAAACAAGAAGCTCCTGAATCGCCAACGGCCCCTCCTATAAGCGCATTTGTGCGGTCAAAGGAAGATATCGACCGGGAAAAGGAAGAGAAGCGTCAGGAAGAGGAAAATAAAAGAAAATCGGCAGCTACAGCGCCTCCGATTCCGACACCTCCGCCTCCGCCAGCACCTCCGCCATCAGCACCTTCTCCAGCGGCTCCGCCGCCCGTTACTCCACCCGCTGCGGCTCCTAAAGCTGCACCACCGGCACCAGCTCCCGCAACTCCAGCTGCACCAGTAGCGGTCGCTCCACCTGCCGGCGCACCTCCACCTCTTGCTGGACGACCTCCGGCGACTCCCGGTATCGGTGCTCCGCCGCCCCCACTCAATCAACCAGCAGATGAAGAAGCTGCTGAAGAGGGTGAATCAGCCGCAGAAGCAAGTGATGACATTAAAGTGGTTACAGTGAAGCCACCCATCGTCGTTAAGGAATTTGCCTTAGAGATCGGCCTCAAGCCTTTCAAATTGATATCAGAACTCATGGAGATGGGGATTTTCTCTTCCATGAATCAAAATATTGATGAAGAGGTAGCCGTCAAATTAGCCGAAAGACATGGCTTTCTCCTGGAAGTAAAACACCGTGGTGAAGAAAAACAACCGGCACCTAAGAAGAAGGTAGTCGAAGTTGATCAAAGTAAGTTCCTCGAACCTCGACCACCGGTTATTTGTATTTTGGGTCACGTTGATCACGGAAAGACAACTTTACTGGATCACATCCGAAATGCCAACGTGGTATCTGATGAATTCGGTGGAATTACTCAGCACATCGGCGCTTACCAAGTGGAGCATGGCGATCAGAAAATCACTTTTCTCGACACTCCCGGCCACGCAGCTTTCTCCAAAATGCGAGAGCGTGGGGCACATGTGACTGATTTAGCGATTCTGGTTGTAGCTGCTGATGATGGATTTATGCCACAAACTGACGAGGCACTGAAGTTTGCTGAAGACTCTGGCAACCCCATCATTGTAGCCATCAATAAGATGGACTCCAAGGGAGCTGACATTGATCGCGTTAAGACCCAGATGCAGGAGCGGAATATTGCTCCGGAAGACTGGGGTGGTGAAACCATTTCCGTAGCTATTTCAGCCTTAAAAGGTGAAAATGTAGACGATCTTCTGGAGATGATTAATCTTCAGTCTGAAGTCATGGAATTAAAGTCGAGTCCTAAAGGGCCAGCCTCTGGAACCGTGGTTGAATCACAAATGGAGGTAGGTCGAGGACCTACAGCTACCGTGATCGTGCAGCAAGGAACTCTCAAGGTGGGTGACGCAATTGTTTGCGGCGAAAGCTTTGCCAAGGTTCGTGCTATGATGGACGACAACGGCAAAAACTTGAAATCAGCACTTCCATCTACTCCTGTGAGAATTATGGGCTGGTCAGACACGCCAAGCAGTGGTGATGAGTTTACAGTAGTCAAAAATGAAAAAACTGCCAAGGGTATCGTCGAAGAACGTACTTTAGAGCGAAGAAGAGGAGCTTCCGTAGAAGAGGAAGAAGAGCCCAAGAAACCTGCGACCATTGAGACTCTTTTTGAAGCCATTGAAAAGACACGTAAGAAAGTCTTTAAGGTTGTGGTGAAGTGCGACGTGCATGGATCTACTGAAGCGGTCACTGATATCCTAGAGGCCATTCAAAGCGACAAAGTTGACCTGGAAGTTATTACGGCTGAAGTGGGTGGAATTAGTAAGCAGGATGTGGATCTTGCGAGCACTTCCGATGCAGCGGTAATCGGTTTCAATGTAAAACTTGAAAGCGGTGTAGCTCCCATAGCTAAACACGCGGGTGTAAACATCATGCAATTTAACATCATCTATGAGATGGTGGATAAAGTGATGGAGGCGATGGCCGATCAGCTTGAGCCAGAATTGAGTGAAAAGACGGTTGGTTCTGCCGAAGTTAGACAACTATTCCCAGTAGGACGTACCACCGTTGCTGGTTGTTTGGTTTCTGATGGCAAGATTAGCCGGGATGCCAAAGCACGAGTGCTTCGCAATGGCACTCAAATATTCAAAGGCAAGATTTCCATGCTCAAACGCTTTAAGGATGACGTTAAAGAGGTGCGTAACGGTTACGAATGTGGTGTTCAGGTGACTGACTTCGGAGATTTCGAAGAAGGCGACGTTATTGAATGCTTCGAAATCGAGAAGAAGCGTGCATCCCTTTAA
- the rbfA gene encoding 30S ribosome-binding factor RbfA, with amino-acid sequence MGQRNLRVNVLVQQEISHLLHTRYRGDTVYITIIDVSISPDLRNGRVYYSVIGGEEEKKKAEKFFRQNAHDIRNHLGKRIVLKYLPHLRYNYDESIARGVDIIDLMDEVADEGISEESSDS; translated from the coding sequence ATGGGGCAAAGAAACCTACGTGTAAATGTGCTCGTTCAACAGGAGATTAGCCATCTCTTGCACACGAGGTATCGCGGAGACACTGTATACATTACCATAATTGATGTATCGATTTCGCCTGATCTTCGTAATGGCCGTGTTTACTATTCGGTCATTGGCGGAGAAGAGGAAAAAAAGAAGGCCGAAAAGTTCTTTAGGCAGAATGCCCACGATATTCGTAATCACCTTGGAAAGCGAATCGTGCTTAAGTATCTGCCGCATCTCCGTTACAATTATGATGAGTCAATTGCACGCGGAGTTGATATCATAGATTTGATGGATGAGGTGGCTGATGAAGGAATTTCTGAAGAATCATCTGACTCATGA
- a CDS encoding DHH family phosphoesterase: protein MNYYPDTSPQFKQLVESINGKKIAVVGHVRPDGDCIGSQVALCRVLQSRGIEAVCVNHDPVPATLKFLVENTAFHRGTEFDLDGWDIMSVDCADARRTGPSVAPHMERTLGNIDHHISNTQYGKMNLIEGTSSATGEILAGFFFDCDYEVDTDTANGLYVGIATDTGQFRFPSTTRHTFEISGKLIDRGVDLAKVNLELYEQESFAKLELLQRFLESLELHFDGRVCVGLLKDGVYDEVGASTEDSEGLVDYARSIEGVDIGVLVEERSGKIKGSLRAKEQKYRCDLIAKQFNGGGHAAAAGLNDESSMEEFLPRLLAAISTQLEAIDSES, encoded by the coding sequence ATGAATTATTACCCAGATACCTCCCCTCAATTTAAGCAGTTGGTTGAGTCTATAAACGGGAAAAAGATTGCTGTCGTTGGACATGTGAGACCGGACGGAGATTGTATTGGCTCCCAGGTAGCACTCTGCCGAGTTCTCCAGTCACGGGGAATAGAAGCCGTTTGCGTTAATCACGATCCGGTTCCTGCTACACTCAAATTCCTTGTTGAAAATACAGCCTTTCATCGAGGAACAGAATTTGACCTGGATGGCTGGGATATCATGAGTGTGGATTGTGCGGATGCTAGAAGGACAGGGCCTAGTGTTGCTCCGCACATGGAACGCACCTTGGGTAATATCGATCATCATATTTCCAATACCCAGTATGGGAAAATGAATTTGATTGAAGGGACTTCTTCCGCAACCGGCGAGATATTGGCTGGATTCTTTTTCGACTGTGATTACGAAGTGGATACGGATACAGCAAACGGTCTCTATGTCGGCATTGCTACTGATACAGGGCAGTTTCGCTTCCCATCGACTACGCGTCATACTTTTGAGATTTCCGGAAAACTGATCGATCGTGGAGTAGATTTAGCGAAAGTAAATTTAGAGCTCTATGAGCAGGAGAGTTTTGCCAAACTGGAATTACTACAGCGTTTTCTTGAGTCCCTAGAGCTGCATTTTGATGGCCGCGTGTGCGTAGGATTGTTGAAAGACGGCGTGTACGATGAAGTGGGAGCCAGTACGGAGGATTCAGAAGGTTTGGTCGATTACGCTAGAAGTATAGAAGGCGTCGACATTGGGGTTCTTGTCGAAGAACGTTCAGGGAAGATCAAGGGCAGCTTGCGTGCGAAAGAACAGAAATACCGCTGCGATCTCATAGCGAAACAGTTTAATGGAGGTGGTCATGCTGCTGCCGCTGGATTGAATGATGAATCGAGTATGGAAGAGTTCTTGCCCAGATTGTTAGCAGCAATATCGACTCAACTAGAGGCTATAGATTCTGAATCTTGA
- the truB gene encoding tRNA pseudouridine(55) synthase TruB → MAQIQNDFEGVLLMDKPSGITSHDVVDRVRRKLKMKRVGHAGTLDPLATGLLIILVGKATKLSSRLMSLDKEYEGTFELGKVSDSHDIEGEILEENEVPESITAELVQEQMNTFEGDQYQTPPMFSAVKIKGVPLYKHARKGKVVEREPRFIRVSKYELKSWDKPSGTFFVYCTKGTYIRSLVHDLGEKLGCGGILTQLRRTASNNLNLENAVELKKFEDQPLSEISKYLIPGYKAIAPGLE, encoded by the coding sequence ATGGCACAGATACAAAATGACTTTGAAGGAGTACTGCTCATGGACAAGCCGAGTGGTATCACATCGCACGATGTAGTCGATCGAGTTCGGCGAAAGTTGAAAATGAAGCGTGTGGGACACGCTGGGACTCTTGATCCTTTGGCGACTGGTTTATTAATCATACTTGTTGGGAAGGCTACTAAGCTGTCCTCTAGACTTATGAGTTTGGACAAAGAGTATGAAGGTACTTTTGAACTTGGAAAAGTCTCTGATTCCCATGACATAGAAGGCGAGATCCTCGAAGAGAATGAGGTTCCGGAATCTATTACTGCTGAGCTGGTTCAGGAACAGATGAATACTTTTGAAGGGGATCAATACCAGACACCCCCGATGTTCTCAGCTGTGAAAATCAAAGGGGTTCCTCTATATAAGCACGCACGCAAGGGAAAGGTTGTTGAACGTGAGCCGCGATTTATACGTGTTTCAAAATACGAATTGAAGTCATGGGATAAGCCGAGTGGTACCTTCTTTGTATATTGCACTAAGGGAACATACATCCGGAGTCTTGTCCATGATCTTGGCGAGAAGCTAGGTTGTGGAGGAATTCTAACGCAGCTTCGTCGAACCGCATCAAATAATTTGAACTTGGAAAACGCCGTTGAGCTTAAAAAGTTCGAAGATCAGCCCCTTTCAGAAATTAGCAAGTACCTGATTCCCGGTTACAAAGCCATCGCTCCAGGGTTGGAGTAA
- the ribF gene encoding riboflavin biosynthesis protein RibF: MFDGVHIGHQAVIETAVQSAHASNGVAAVLTFWPHPSRLFNPDDPVKMIMSPEMKVDVLASHNIGYIIQQPFDEGFASIEAEGLVAHLKACLPYLTSIHVGSNWRFGKKRIGDIPLLVELGKQAGVHVISVERVSYDGDPISSTRIREHLSAGEMEHANALLGDIYLSIGTVVEGKRMGTDLGFPTLNLPWSPELKPPFGVYCVEVEGKVGGSPVKARGVANYGIRPTIGESEDPVLEVHVLDFCPFTTGQLLKVRWYKHLRAEKKFDGLGALKAQIAMDVSEAEEYWKC; this comes from the coding sequence ATGTTTGATGGCGTTCACATTGGGCATCAAGCTGTCATTGAAACAGCTGTTCAGTCTGCCCATGCTTCCAATGGTGTGGCGGCAGTACTCACGTTCTGGCCTCATCCCAGTCGGCTATTCAACCCCGATGACCCGGTGAAAATGATCATGTCACCGGAAATGAAAGTAGACGTACTCGCGTCTCACAATATTGGGTACATCATTCAACAACCCTTTGACGAGGGATTTGCATCCATTGAAGCAGAGGGTCTTGTGGCTCACCTAAAAGCGTGTTTGCCATACCTGACATCTATTCACGTGGGTTCAAATTGGAGGTTCGGCAAAAAGCGAATTGGAGACATTCCACTACTTGTGGAGTTAGGTAAGCAAGCAGGAGTTCATGTCATAAGTGTTGAGCGTGTTTCCTATGACGGAGATCCCATAAGTAGCACACGAATTCGAGAACATTTATCGGCCGGTGAAATGGAGCACGCTAATGCGCTCCTTGGTGATATCTATTTGTCTATTGGCACCGTTGTTGAAGGTAAGCGAATGGGAACAGATTTGGGATTTCCTACACTTAATCTTCCTTGGTCACCTGAGCTCAAGCCACCTTTTGGAGTTTACTGTGTCGAGGTGGAGGGGAAAGTTGGAGGTAGCCCTGTAAAGGCCCGTGGAGTTGCTAATTATGGCATCCGCCCAACGATTGGAGAATCAGAAGATCCAGTGCTTGAAGTTCATGTATTGGATTTCTGTCCTTTTACAACCGGGCAACTACTTAAAGTTAGATGGTATAAGCATCTGAGAGCCGAAAAGAAGTTTGATGGATTGGGTGCCTTGAAAGCTCAGATCGCGATGGACGTTTCTGAGGCTGAAGAATATTGGAAATGTTAA
- a CDS encoding PDZ domain-containing protein — MKKSTITTLSIYLFVSSITMFPASLSAAEEEDVEIIIKKTKTVTFLGIETSRISKALRNHIDLPEGVGLTIGHIADDSGAAETDLKQFDILHKVDDQIIINQEQLRTYIRSKNPGDTVKLEILRKGKELKVPVKLGEREVSENRGFGNEWKFPNSMPNPFKGAGKNWNFDFDSEEFNGRMEEFSQWASEFGNRAMQFIPEVMIEQEIEDGSKRVTSVGRGAHRVVIRKNDLTAELTHEEGEKVYTLKRKDGEEDTTLYEGAKSGEEELEKLSPEAQALIQQLDSSESFDWKNMNKVMNEKTRIIINTGEDEASLSDNSDGKEEA, encoded by the coding sequence ATGAAAAAGAGTACTATTACTACCCTCTCCATATACCTATTCGTGAGTTCCATCACTATGTTTCCAGCTTCCTTATCGGCCGCTGAAGAGGAGGACGTTGAGATCATCATCAAAAAAACGAAGACCGTAACATTTCTGGGAATCGAAACCAGTCGCATCAGCAAAGCGCTTCGTAATCACATCGATTTACCTGAAGGCGTAGGACTTACTATAGGTCATATTGCTGACGATTCAGGAGCTGCTGAAACGGATCTCAAGCAATTTGACATCCTGCATAAAGTGGATGACCAAATCATTATTAACCAAGAGCAGCTGAGAACTTACATTCGTTCCAAGAATCCCGGCGACACAGTAAAGCTCGAGATCCTTCGCAAAGGAAAAGAACTGAAGGTACCCGTAAAATTAGGAGAACGAGAAGTCTCTGAAAACCGCGGTTTTGGAAATGAGTGGAAATTCCCAAATTCCATGCCGAATCCTTTTAAGGGCGCAGGTAAAAACTGGAACTTCGATTTTGATTCGGAAGAGTTCAATGGCCGTATGGAGGAGTTTTCACAATGGGCTTCTGAGTTTGGCAATCGCGCCATGCAATTTATTCCAGAAGTAATGATTGAACAAGAAATTGAAGATGGAAGTAAACGAGTCACATCTGTGGGACGAGGTGCACACCGCGTCGTGATTCGAAAAAATGATCTGACAGCTGAATTAACGCACGAGGAGGGAGAGAAAGTTTACACCCTCAAAAGGAAAGACGGAGAAGAAGATACCACACTCTATGAAGGTGCAAAGTCTGGTGAAGAGGAACTCGAGAAACTTTCTCCTGAAGCCCAAGCCCTAATCCAGCAATTAGACAGCTCTGAATCTTTCGATTGGAAAAATATGAATAAAGTGATGAATGAGAAAACCCGAATCATCATCAACACCGGAGAAGATGAAGCTAGCCTGTCAGATAATTCCGACGGTAAAGAAGAAGCCTGA
- a CDS encoding fumarylacetoacetate hydrolase family protein, with protein MKIIRYQDSHGAEHYGAEENGQQQRIEGDIYGDYTVTEEVADVAKLLAPIVPEIIWCIGLNYKYHAQESKMPIPERPVLFVKSASATQNPGDPIEIPTHLTSHKVDYECELAIVIGKACKNATEENALDYVLGYTCCNDVSARDWQIEWGGSQWCRGKTFDTFAPLGPCLVTGDEIGDPNALKIKTILNGETVQDWNTDDMIFTIPQIIKFLSGSTTLLPGTVIITGTPHGVGMAKEPPLWLKAGDEVTIDIEKIGALTNPVIDEA; from the coding sequence ATGAAGATTATTCGTTATCAGGACTCACATGGCGCTGAACATTATGGCGCAGAAGAAAACGGCCAACAGCAACGCATCGAAGGCGATATCTACGGTGACTATACCGTGACAGAAGAGGTAGCAGATGTCGCAAAACTACTCGCACCTATAGTTCCTGAAATCATTTGGTGTATAGGCCTGAATTATAAATACCATGCTCAGGAAAGCAAAATGCCCATTCCTGAAAGACCCGTTCTTTTCGTAAAAAGCGCTAGTGCTACTCAAAACCCAGGAGATCCCATCGAGATCCCTACCCACTTAACCAGCCATAAAGTCGATTACGAATGCGAGCTGGCCATAGTCATCGGGAAAGCGTGCAAGAATGCCACTGAAGAAAATGCACTTGATTACGTATTAGGATATACCTGTTGCAACGATGTCAGTGCTCGCGATTGGCAAATCGAATGGGGAGGCAGTCAATGGTGTCGCGGGAAGACCTTCGATACGTTTGCCCCGCTTGGACCCTGCCTGGTAACAGGAGACGAAATCGGCGATCCTAATGCCTTAAAGATCAAAACGATCCTCAACGGAGAAACGGTTCAGGATTGGAATACTGATGATATGATTTTCACTATTCCCCAGATCATTAAATTTCTGAGTGGAAGCACTACCTTATTGCCAGGGACTGTGATTATTACAGGCACACCGCATGGCGTGGGTATGGCTAAGGAACCACCTTTATGGCTGAAAGCTGGCGACGAAGTCACCATCGACATTGAAAAGATTGGCGCGTTGACCAATCCAGTCATCGACGAAGCTTAG
- a CDS encoding SDR family oxidoreductase yields MSSDWTKQVAIITGGASGIGFATAENLQSKGVQVALLDMNAEGLATAKEKLADKPLTIQADVSDEVSVNAAVEQVAKQFGRIDILFNSAGIAGKTNLKTHEVPTEDFEKVYGVNLRGSFLICKAVVPHMLKTGYGRILLMASIAGKEGNAGMVSYSATKAGVIGLTKAIGKEYADSGITVNALAPAVIWTPIHDEIPQEQIDYMTSKIPMARCGTLQEVTDMAVFIVSPENSFTTGFTFDLSGGRATY; encoded by the coding sequence ATGAGTTCAGACTGGACTAAGCAAGTAGCGATCATCACAGGTGGCGCTTCCGGTATCGGATTCGCTACCGCCGAAAACCTACAGTCTAAAGGTGTTCAAGTAGCCCTTCTCGACATGAATGCAGAAGGACTGGCAACGGCCAAAGAAAAGCTAGCCGACAAGCCACTCACCATCCAAGCCGATGTAAGTGATGAAGTCTCAGTGAATGCTGCTGTCGAACAAGTCGCTAAGCAATTCGGACGCATCGACATCTTGTTTAACAGCGCAGGTATAGCTGGAAAAACCAACCTAAAGACTCACGAAGTTCCGACAGAGGATTTTGAAAAAGTATATGGAGTAAATTTGCGTGGTTCCTTTCTTATCTGCAAAGCGGTAGTGCCTCACATGCTGAAAACCGGTTACGGCAGGATTCTGTTGATGGCTTCGATTGCCGGGAAAGAAGGGAACGCAGGTATGGTCTCCTACTCTGCCACCAAAGCCGGAGTCATCGGCCTGACCAAAGCGATTGGAAAGGAATACGCCGATTCCGGGATCACTGTGAACGCGCTTGCTCCAGCAGTCATCTGGACACCGATTCATGACGAAATTCCACAGGAGCAAATCGATTATATGACATCGAAAATCCCTATGGCTCGTTGCGGCACTCTACAGGAAGTCACTGACATGGCTGTCTTTATTGTTTCTCCCGAAAACAGTTTCACTACCGGATTCACTTTTGACCTATCCGGAGGTCGAGCCACCTATTAA
- a CDS encoding TonB-dependent receptor codes for MHTFTWAIKQHRFPLLLLLLVGQLAYAQQETIDLAPMEIVADRAFESKLGISTDVLLGVQETSLSIDQALRRLSSVDTYRSIDSFTAHPTTQGVRFRHTATNATSRALLLVNGVPQNDPFGGWIYWNKLPIESLRSLEVFPVGSVPAWGNYSSGGAIHMLTRSPFEERSRISVMGGSFGTVKAAFDHSSKVSDTTAISVEGRFFTTDGFNVVRSDQRGPVDAASKSDYDYLRAQITQMINDEWQWSLTGQYFDEERINGTPQSPNSTYATDLSWTLEKAPGAGPGFNFVSFYQDRGFQNVFSSVNEDRTSERPVLDQYSVPAEAIGAQATFLWEGNGYLNYLAGADFRHAEGSANELTRNLGAGFTRKRQEGGEQSFAGAFITAQSLPDEDSTLEATLRAGHWSQKDGFRREFNLETDSQTRDTAYPNRSGDVISLNSRYSRRLNANWSFEALVFHGFRAPTLNELYRPFRVRNDITESNPNLGKETSTGGELSLYYLDEASSFEFSAFHYELDDMVTNLFLHNDFGFDPLCGFVPGGGSCNQRGNVESSEVQGFEVAWLWDPGNDLEFLLNYTYSHTEFKRSTIQPSLEGRAFPLSPRHKITSQLVWHSSENLDLLAQFQYRHHHYDNPLNTRKIDSSFVLNLGAHYQVPDAPWSVRIQVDNVLDEDVTTAISSSGIYTQAAPLNAWISLSYDR; via the coding sequence ATGCACACATTTACTTGGGCCATTAAACAGCACCGCTTCCCTCTTCTGCTTCTCCTCTTGGTTGGACAGCTCGCCTACGCACAGCAAGAAACCATTGATCTAGCTCCGATGGAAATCGTTGCTGATCGGGCATTTGAATCAAAACTGGGCATTTCTACGGATGTCTTATTGGGTGTGCAGGAGACCTCCCTTTCAATAGACCAAGCACTTAGACGTCTTTCCTCGGTTGATACCTATCGTTCGATTGATTCATTCACCGCTCATCCGACTACCCAGGGCGTTCGATTTCGTCATACCGCAACGAATGCAACTTCCAGAGCTTTACTTCTAGTAAATGGTGTCCCGCAGAATGATCCATTCGGCGGTTGGATCTACTGGAACAAGCTTCCGATCGAAAGCCTGAGGTCATTAGAGGTATTTCCCGTGGGTTCAGTACCAGCCTGGGGCAATTATAGTTCAGGAGGAGCCATCCACATGTTAACACGCTCCCCATTCGAAGAGCGTTCACGCATTTCAGTCATGGGAGGATCTTTTGGCACGGTCAAAGCAGCTTTTGATCATTCTTCCAAAGTGTCGGACACGACTGCGATATCCGTAGAAGGTCGATTTTTTACAACGGATGGATTCAACGTTGTTCGCTCCGATCAACGGGGTCCGGTTGATGCCGCTTCAAAATCTGACTACGATTACCTGAGGGCCCAAATCACTCAGATGATCAATGATGAGTGGCAGTGGTCGTTGACTGGGCAGTATTTTGACGAAGAACGCATTAACGGGACTCCACAGTCTCCGAATTCAACCTACGCAACGGATCTGTCATGGACGCTTGAAAAGGCGCCTGGAGCAGGTCCCGGTTTCAATTTTGTGAGCTTCTACCAAGATCGTGGGTTTCAAAACGTATTTTCCTCCGTCAATGAAGACCGAACTTCAGAACGCCCTGTGCTGGATCAATATTCGGTTCCTGCTGAAGCCATTGGAGCTCAAGCCACCTTTCTTTGGGAAGGAAATGGTTATTTAAATTATCTGGCTGGTGCCGACTTCCGTCATGCCGAAGGAAGCGCCAACGAATTGACGAGAAATCTGGGAGCAGGATTTACGCGCAAGCGCCAGGAAGGCGGAGAACAGTCATTTGCGGGTGCATTCATTACCGCTCAATCTTTGCCAGACGAAGATAGCACGCTTGAGGCTACATTGCGGGCTGGCCACTGGAGCCAGAAAGATGGCTTTCGCCGTGAATTCAATCTGGAAACGGATTCACAAACAAGAGACACCGCATATCCCAATCGCTCTGGTGATGTTATTTCATTAAACAGTCGATACTCTCGACGATTGAATGCTAATTGGAGTTTCGAAGCCTTGGTCTTCCATGGGTTCCGTGCACCTACTTTAAATGAACTATACCGTCCATTTCGGGTTCGCAACGATATCACCGAATCGAATCCCAATCTGGGAAAAGAAACTTCTACCGGGGGTGAGCTAAGCCTATACTATTTGGATGAAGCTAGCTCCTTTGAATTCTCTGCATTTCACTACGAATTGGACGACATGGTAACCAACCTGTTTCTTCACAATGATTTTGGTTTTGATCCCCTTTGCGGATTCGTCCCGGGCGGAGGATCCTGCAACCAGAGAGGTAATGTTGAAAGCAGTGAAGTTCAGGGATTTGAAGTGGCTTGGTTATGGGACCCTGGTAATGATTTGGAATTCCTCCTCAACTATACTTACAGCCATACTGAATTCAAACGCTCAACCATCCAGCCTAGTCTTGAGGGAAGAGCCTTTCCCCTGTCTCCTCGACACAAGATCACCTCGCAGTTGGTTTGGCATTCTAGCGAAAACTTAGATCTATTAGCTCAATTCCAATATCGACATCATCATTATGATAATCCGCTGAATACGCGCAAAATTGATAGTTCGTTTGTCTTGAACCTGGGTGCCCACTATCAAGTTCCTGATGCACCCTGGTCTGTGCGCATTCAGGTCGACAATGTTTTGGATGAAGACGTGACCACAGCCATATCCAGCAGTGGAATCTATACTCAGGCGGCTCCCCTTAATGCTTGGATAAGTTTAAGCTACGATCGTTAG